The sequence below is a genomic window from Felis catus isolate Fca126 chromosome A2, F.catus_Fca126_mat1.0, whole genome shotgun sequence.
CCTTCTGCCCGAGACAGCTCTGCAGATGGCGTCTCTGGCCGACCCTCAAGTCCCGTCGGTGCGAGGCCGCGTTCTCACactcttctctgttctctgagACGTCCCGCCCTGCCCCCGGGGTCCCTGGCCCCTGGGCCTCAGCTGTGGGAGCTGCCCAGGGAGGGGCCCGTTTTCGGTCGCTCACGTAGGTGGTGGTTAGGAGgcgaaagagacacacacactttAGGCCGGGAGGTTTCCCAGCAGGGCGTTGAGGGTCTGGCCGAGGAGGACTCCGGACCGCGGCAGGGTAGGGCGTCAGCCACGCCTGGGACCGCAGCCCAGGATGGCCGCCGAGCGTGCCTGGGTCTGCTTCCAGGTTGAAGAAGCCACAGCGGAAGAGGTACGGCCTTCTGGCCAACACCGAGGACCCCACGGAGATGGCTTCGCTGGACAGCGACGAGGAGATCGTCTTTGAGACGAGGCATCCGAGATGGTAGCTCAGCCCTCCCCTGAGCCTGCAGGGGCCCCGGTCGGAGAGTCAGGGGGGCTGCCAGCCTGTGGGGTCCATGCGATCCCGGTGCTGGCCTTCCGGCTTCAGGTCGTGTGGCCGGGGGCCGGGCACACCTACTCCCAGCTCCCATGAGCCGTTTCTTTAAGGTGGGAAGAGGCTGCAGCGCTTGAATCGGTGGGCGCTGGCTCTTGGCCTTGGGCTGACCACGAAGGCCGCGATCTGTGTCGGGTGGAGAATGAACTCCAGGGTGCTGCCGACGGGGTGGGTCGCAAGAGGATGCGGGGCCTGGACACACAGTAGCGACAGTGCCTGAGCAGGCGTGAGGGCCTGTCCAGCCCCAGTGTGTGGGGGGCGCAGGCCACAGACACAGAGGCCGAGAGACCAGGGCCCCGTTCTGGTTTTCCAGGCCCCGGAGGGAGGTACTGGTGTGATCCGGGAACTCCTCTGGGTGGgggacccctcccccctcccccctccccccccccccccatgggcaGGACAGCAGCACCCAACAGGCTGGAGGAGGTAGCTCTTGGTGGAGCAgagtggaggggccagacagcTGAGGCCTCTGCTCATCACCCCAGGCAGGTGGGGTCTCACCCTGTCCCCTTCACCTTCCAGATGCTCAGGTCAGGGAGGCAGCGTTGCCAGAAGCTCCGGGGAGAGGACAAGAGACGGAACCGGCTCCCTAGCGTCTGGCGTGCCCCACTGACCGCCTGCCGGCTGTGACGCAGACTCCGCGAGCTCGCGTGGGTCCTGCCTAGCTCGCCTACTCTGCCCGAGGCCGCCTTGGCCCTTCGCCCAGACAGGACTGTCGAGGATGCTGGGTGGGAACCGGAGAGGCCCTGGAGGCCTTACACAGGACCTTGAGACTGGTGGGGCCGTGACTTGTGCCGTTCGCCCTCCTCTGTGGGGTGAGGCAGCCCCCAGCTACAGCCtgccgggggtggggagaggggggccgGGCGGCCTGAGCGGCCTGTCTGGAAGCATCTTCCCACCGGGCTGGAGACAATAAAGGCGGCGGTGGTTCTGTGGCCGGCGCTCATCTGTGCGTGGGGCCCGACCCTGGGTGCTAACTCGTAAGCGGTGGGTGGGCAACAGAGCGGGGCTCCGTCTGGGTCCCCGACCTCCCACCTGTGACCAAGCTGGGCTTCTCTGGACTTGCCCCCAGCTGCCCGAAGGCCCAGTGAGGAATCCTACGAGGTAGACGGAGAGAAGGGGGAGACGTGCGCTCACCTGCTGGGGTAAAGGCCCAGAGAGAACTCCTGTTCCCGTGTCACAGTCCTTGCTCGGGCTCCCTGCTCTGTGCCACCTTAAACCCGGAGCCCTGCAGGTGCCACGTCCTCTGGTGTCCCCACCTGACCCTGCTCATGGCACCAGCACCTCCGGGGGTGTTTCCCAAGGAGCGCCGTCAGTAGCGAATGGGGCCGGAGCGTCCTGCAGCCTCAGGACCCCTGTGCCTCCCGTGCCCTTCCCGCCGTCAGGCTCCTGCGGAGGCACTGACGCACCTGAGTTCCCACCCCCGGCGAGGAGTTTGGTGGGTTTCGCTTCGGGCCTCGTCTTTCCTCGAGAGCTGCTCTTTCTGGGTGGATTCCAGTTGTGGCCTGACACCCCGACCCTCTTCAGTTTGGTGGTGGAGAgtcagaggggaggggctggccagCGGCTGCCCAGCCTGAGGTCGGGGCCGCCCGTTGGCCAGACTTGCCACAGCCGTGTCGTCGTGAGGAGGAGCTGCCACCAGGTGGCAGCCTCGTGCCGTCCGGCGTCCCCTGCTGGCCCGCAGAGggttgggtgggagggaggtggaaCCAAGCTGTTGTACCGGTGGGCTCTCCGTGTCCCCTGCTTCATCCTGAGCCCTGCCTTGTCCCCGTGTCCATGGTGGCGTGGACTGAGCCTGCTGCCTACTAGGGATCTGTCGGCTCTTGGGCCCGTCCACCGCTCAGGGCAGCTGGCCCGCCCTACCACGCCAAGCCTGCATCCCTGCCTGCTGCCAGGGCATAGAGAAGCCATTTCCATCATGTCAGCTGGCCAGCCTTCTCTCCAGCTGGGGTGTTCTGCTTAGGTCCCTAGTCTGCTTCCCTAAATATCTCTCTCGGCCTTCCCACACTCCAAATCTCACGTTTCACCCTTCTCCTGTGCTGACCAGTTGCcgcctccaggaagtcctccctgaCTGCTCCTCCCATGCTGTTCTTTGGGAGGGTCCCGCACTGAGGGCCCAGCAGGTCCTCTGGGGAAGGTGGCAAAAATGAGGCCAGGCCCCAGAGATGTCCCCCACGCCCTGCCCTTGTGGCTCTGGCTCTTTCTCCACGTGTCCCCCCACCGTGGGTCTCTCCactcgtctctgtctctctgtttttgtccttgcgtttctttctctgactctgaaCCTCCTTTGTGTTTCTCTCCATCTGCGTGGTCTCTTTCACTTGGTCTTGGTTTCCGTCTGTCTCTCTGCGTCAGACCCACTGGGACGCGCTTTTAACAGGCACGCAGACACCGTCCCCGGCTCTCCCGCCCTGTGATCTGCGCCCCCTTCCCACAGCTCTGAGCGATTTTTCGAGCTTCAAAAGGCACGTTAATTACTCTAATGAGGTCAGGAGAGACCCCGCGCTCTGCCATCCGGAGCTGGGAACACACTGCCTGTCCCCCGGCCGCCGCGCGCCCACCCCAGTCCGGGCAGGGTGGGTGCGCTGCCCGCTTCCCGGCCCTCATGCCTGTCAGCAGCGGtctccgcgcccccccccccgcccccccagcgtTAGTGCCGGGTAACCGGCAGCCCCCGCCCGCCGAGGTTAATGCACTGTTAGCAGGAAGTTCTCAGCGGCTAAAAGCCAGGAGAGGGGCCCGTCAGCCCGGGATGAAAGGGGGGCTCCTGTGTGCACGCGGGCGAGCGCGGGAGGGGCTTCCTGTGCTCACAGGCAGGCCCGGTACACGGCGCAGACGCTCACGTGTGGGAGGCACACGGGACGTGCACATGCACTCGTGTTCGCACACGGGGGTCACCGCAGCGGGTCCCTAGCCTGTGCCAGGTCGGGGGGTCCAGACCCACGGCCCAGgcccctcccggcccctcccggTACCTCGATTGCCCCGCAGGCCACCACACATGCTGGACGCGGCCAGCGGCCGGGTTGGAGACTCGGACGACTCGCTGTGCAGCTTGAGACCCGGCCCGACCCCGGCCTGAGTCGCCCGTCTGGGAAACAGGGACAGGTGGGAGCTGGGCCCGCGTCGGCGGTCAAGGCGGGGCGTCTTCCCGGGACCTGGGGGGCTCCTCTGCTGGCTCCACTCTTTGCGCCTGCTGCGCGGGGAGGAGTGGGGCCTCTGAAGCCCACCAGAGCCGGAGCGGCAGCTACATTCGgtcccattggttgttcagtgaGACGCTTCCGCCACGCGGTTTTAGCTTCTTCCCTGGCACTGCGGCCTCTGAAGGTGCAAGGGTGTCGGACACTGACCCCCAGCCGTGGGGACTCGCCCTGCGGGCCAGGGGTCGGCCGGCGGCAGGCAGCAGGTGCTGGACCAGGGGTGACAGACACAGGCTAGGAGCCAAGTCTGAGCTTGGCCTTGGCAGGACCCTCCCCAAGTCTGGAGCAGACCCCCCAGCCCGAGAGTGCAGAGCAGGGTGGACAGGGGCAGACCCCATCGGAGACCCTGTCCTGGATCTGAGCCCAGGGCTGACAGCCGACCCTGAATGACCCCTGACTTTCACTGAGCCTTGAACCCCAGACTGACCCCTGTCCCCAGAGTAAACCTGATCTCTGACCCTTGACTCCAGAGGAAGCTTACTCCAGAATGACCCCTGGTCccagctgacccccccccccacacacacacacactggctgtGCCTGGAGGCTGGGGTGGCTACTGGCCCTGGGAGCGGACAGGGCCTCCTAGGTGCCCACagtgccccccccgcccccccgcgggGCAGGAGTCCCCTGGAGCAGCGGgtcctgtgcccccacccccaccttgccTGGGGCCAGGCCTTGgagctgccctgccctcccctccccagggccccgcCTCCAGGAGCGGCCGGCGGGCGCAGGGAGGTTGAATGGGGGACGCGCGCCTTTGTTCCTGTCCCTGCTCTGGCTCTgaccttgagagagagacaagaacagaaggaaaacagagcTTCGGCTCAAATCCGCCCGGCAGCGGCAGTGGCGTGGCGGCTCTTGCCTTGGTGGCCCCTGCATGCAAATGAGCAGCCCCATTGCTGGGCCTTCGCCGCGGCGAGGCGTTCTCCCTGTGTGGCGTGCCCTTTCTGTTTCCCTTACCTCCTGCAGGCTCACGTCCTGCTGCCTTTGACAGAGGAGACCCCAGCCCCAACTGTGAGGTCCCATCAAGTGGGACAACAGTGGGAGCTTCCAGAAGGCGGGACACTGGGCTGGGCCAGGCCCGCTGGCGCCCCTGGGCTTGTGGCTCCACCTCCGTAGCTGTGCAAGGGGGACGTCCTCACTGGGGGCCACCACCACCCTTGTGCTCTCCAAAGGGCCAGACCCGTCATCCTGGGCTGAGCTGCTGGAAGCCCAGGCCCTCACGCCAGGGGTATCCGGAGAGTCGATTTGAAGGGCCAGCCCTGGGACTCGGGTACCCACAGTCAGGTAAGAGAACAACACCCAGGACAGGCAGGCTGAGTTCTCCAGGGGACAGAGGACCGAGAACCTCCtcgtggtgggggcaggggtgggggcgggggcggcacCGGCAGGGACCGGCCTTGATGGATGATCAGCATTTGAATGGCACGAAAAAGGGAGGTACTCTCAGGGCACAGCCCGAGCAAAggttgggaaggggtgggggggagaaactCGGGCGTCGTGTGGCGTGTGCCCCCCAACACCCTGGAGGTACGTGGCTGGCGTGGGCCCATCCACTTTGCTGGGGTGAAGGTTGGTTTGCCGGTCTCGGGCCTCTAATGGTTCCTGTTACGAGGACCTGCAACATTCCCTCCCGTGGGGACCTTCTAGTTCAAGGGCCCTGGTCTCACTCTCACCAGGCCTGGGCAAGTGAAACAAATCCAGAGAGGTGGACCCCAGCTGGGCACCACTGGCAGTTTCCAGCCGGCACTTGGTGACAGGGTACCTCTATAAACTCAGAGTCCGGTGACAGAGGCTGTGGCATGCATAAGACCGAGAAATGAAGGAACAGGCCCCCAGTGAGCTCCCCAGGAGTGACCACTCTGGGCCTCCGCTGAAGCCGTGCACGGTGCCCAGGTGCCCTTCTCTGTCTTGCTCCGGGGTCGGATTTCATCTGTGTATGGGCTTCATCTGCTGTTGGCCTGGATCCTACCTTGGGCGGCTTGGATCCCACCCTGAGTGGCTCGGGCGGATCCCTTGTGTAGTGGGCACCTGTTCTGTGCCCCCCACGCTCAGGAGCTGAAGCAGAGACTCTTGCTCCATTTCccaggagaggaaacagaggcccacaGAGGACAAGTGACTGCCCTGAGGTCCCCCAGGGAGGCGGTGGTGGACCAGCCTTTGGACTCGGGCCAGCACGTGCCGAAAACACCTGCCCAGGAGGAACAGGGAGGCATGAAGCTGGTTAGCTCGCCTAGGTTAGGATTTGGGGTCTGGGTTGGAATGACTGAATGACGGCGGGACGGAGACGGGGTGAGTcgtctctgtgcctcctcctgtCCCGGGGGCCAGGCTCCACAGACCGCCTTGCTGTCCTGAGGGAGAGGAGCGCAGGGGACCCTTGTGAGGATGatgggggcggtggtggtggctCGAGGCCCCCCGGAGTTGGGCGTCTccggggggccgggggagggcagGACCCCAGGGCTGCCCACGGCAGGCAGCCCCACCGGGAGGGACGAGGGACGAGTCGGGGACGGtctggcccggggtgggggggggggtgggcgcggcggaggcaggaggggggccatccccccacccccgcccggcccccgcGTGGCCGGGGCACGGCAGGAGGGGGCGCCCGCGGCCCTCCCGGCGCTCGGGCGGGACAAAGGCcggagccccagcccctccccggcggctgcggcggcggcccGCGCTGCGAGAGTCCGCGCGGCCGGGGGGCCGGCGCCCGGGGAGGACCCCCGgcgccccgcccgcccgcccgccgcctgCCTTCTCGGCGCCCGAGGTCGCGCGCgcacgggcgggggggggggggcggccgggGATCTCCAAGCGCCGGCGCGCCCTCCTCCCGCCCGCCCCGAGCCCGCCcgctcggcggcggcggcggaggaggcGGAGACCGCTGGCAGGCGGCGGCCAGGCGAGCGCGGCGGCCGGACCGGGGCCATGGCGCCCGCGCAGCGcccgctgctgccgctgctgctgctgctgctgccgctgccgccgccgccgcccttcGCGCGCGCCGAGGACGCCGCCCGCGCCAACTCGGACCGCTACGCCGTCTACTGGAACCGCAGCAACCCCAGGTGAGCGCGGCCGCGCGCGGGGAGGCGGCGCCGGGGGCCCcgggcgccccccgccccggccgggcCTCCGCGCCCCGGGCTCTGGGCGGCCCCCGAGCGCGCTCCGCCtcgggcgcgggggcggggggcgccggcGGGCCCCGGCGGGAGCCCCCAGGGAGTTCCGGCGCCCCGGAGTTCGGGGCGCTCCCGCTCCTCGtgcatcctcccccccccccccccgcacacgcGCAGGGCGCCCCACCGGACGCCCTGCGCGCCCAGAGCGCCGCCAGCCCCCGGAGTTCGGGGGGACCCTCCGAAGCTGGGCGGCCCCGAGTTCCTTTCCCGGACTTGGGGGTCCCCCATCCTGGGGCCTCTCCGGGGACGCCTGCCGGCGTCGGAGTTCGTGGAGATCCCCCGGGGAACCTCATCGCTGAACTGTGCCGGGTGGGGGACCgcggcctccccctccccctggggcAAGGGGTCCGTGGGCGCGTCCTGCGGGTGGGTCCCCACGTGAACTCGGGGAAGTTGATCTGTTCCTCCCTACCAAACCAGGACCGTCTTCGCTCCAGGGGGCCCAAGGTCCTAGCTTTGTAgaggtggggagactgaggcacccaggagcggTCCTGGGAGTCTTGGCCCGGTGGCATCCTCTCCCGTCCTCCTGGtgctgatggggaaactgaggcacagaatgcACGCGTGGCTGGCTCAAGGTCACGGTGAGGGGAGAGGAGCGGAGGTGGGGACCCAGGTGGCCTCGTGCCCAGCCTGCTACGCCTGGCTGCGGTGTCCTGCCCGCCCGCACAACCCCTTCGGCGCCCAGCGCTAAGTGCAATTTGGGGGGCAGCCGGAGTTCTGGCTAATCCGACTGAGAAAAGTTTGCTGGTAACTGACCGTGTCCTGGACATCTGCAGAAGCCTCTGGGCCGTCGCCGGCTCTCCAAGGCCGGGGGGCCCACGGGAGATGGGGTTTGGAGGCCAGCACTCCGAGGGGTCAGCCCCAGCACCCAGGCTCCCACGGCGTTCCCAGGGCCGGCTGGGCTGCGCATGGGAGTGAGGAGGCCAGCCTCTCTGCTTCCTGTGCCTCTGCCACTGgtcactttctctccctttcaagTGCCGGTCAAGACACCCTCACTGTCCTCTGCCATCCCGTTACTGTCGGGCAGAAAGTTGCATAAAGGGCAGTCTTTGAGGCAGGCTCTGGGACAAGGGTAACCACTGTCCTGCCGTGGGGGGCAGGGAGCgcacccagacgcccccctcAGTTGCTCAGCTGTGGGGTTGGGCCccagggctgagggcagagaCCCCGGGCTGCACAGGGACAGTCAGGCCACCGCGGAGCGGGTTCCCTGGCCGCCTTGCCCTGCTGGTCACATGTGGGTTTGATTAAGGCTCTTCCCTGCGGCCGAGCGGGGGAGCCCAGCGGGCAGCGCCTCCCCGGCCCAAGTTTTTGGTTTCAGCTTTGGAATCTCCGTCCCAGGCATGGCCTGTCCTTTGTTCTAGCAAACGCCAAACACACGAGGAGCCTCGAATGGGGACGGAAGGGGGTGGTTGGGGCTGCCTGCCGCCCCACCTGCCACAGGGCTGTGGACAGGATCCCGGCCGGGGGGACGAGGCAGCCCCAGGTGCCCGGCTCTGGCCTCACACCCGAGCGCCTCCTGCTGCTGACCTGACAGTCCTGTTCCGACCAGCTGCCCGAGGGCCTCGGTGGCCCAGGGACCTCTCGGGAGGTTCGCTGCCTGGGGCCGGCTGGCCTGGAACCTGCAGCCGGTGACAGGGTGCGTGTCGGACACGGGAGGAGGGGCGGTGTCGGGCCTTGGGTCCAAGGGCACCCAGGAATGGTGATTTCCCCGGAGGCGGCTGCCCAGGGCAGAGGTGCAGGGTCCGCGAGCAGGCCTGGAGCTGGCAGCAGTCCCGCGGGTAGAGACCCGGCTGGGTTAGTAACGGATCAGTGCGGCGGCAGGTGGAGGAGATGGGGGGGGTGCCCAAGAGAAGGGGCGCACACAAAAGGCACAGCAGGGAAGGGGTCAGAGCGAGGGCTGGGCACACTTGGGTGGGGGGACAGGCGGTCGTGCAGGAGCTGGAGGGACGGACGGGTGTGCTCACGTGGGGAACGGACAGGCAGTGCCGCGGTGAGGCCGGCCACGCGTGCCCGGCCCGGCCTGGTACCTGCACCAAGGTAGTAAGTATGTGGCTCTGTTTTCCCAGTCACATCCTCCTGCGCGCAGCGCATTTCCTGCGCACACGCGGCTGGTGGACGTGGCCGAGCGAGCCCCGCACCCACCGTCACCGCCGCGGCAGGGTGGGGCCCTGCTGTCCCGGTCAGCCACCCGCAGGCGGGTCACCCCCGCAGGCCGGCCGCGCGCCGCCTCCTCCCTGGTCCTTGCACCTGTCCGCGGCCGGGTGGGGCTGGGCCCTCCGGCGGGCCGCGTGTGCAGCCGCGGGGGGCTCGTGCTGTGTGCGGAAGGTCGGTGGGGCCTCCGGCTCAGGCTTCCGCGTCTCCGCCTGTGTCGCCGCGTGCACTCGCGTGCTTTTTCCCGCGGCGTGCAGGGGTCACTCACACACACGCCTGCGTGGCAGGGTGACGCATGTGCCTCCCGGCTCTGGCATGTTTGCACACGCGTGTGCGTGATTGTGCCAGAGTGCGTGCACGTGTTCGCACGGCGCGTCTGCGCGTGGAATGCGCGTGCCCGGGGGTGCGCGTGCCCGTCTGCGTGTGCATGTCTGCACCGgggaggacgggggggggggggcctgtgtgtgtgtgtgtgcgtgcgggGGGCGCACACGTGTGTCTTTAGCACATCTGTGAGCGGAGTGCACGCGTGTGGCTGCGCGTGCGGCCCGGCCCCGGCCGTCCCAGGGCCCCCGGTGAGGGGGCGGACGGTTCCGGCGATGGCGGCCCGGCTGGctgtcctcctctgtcccttcctcgcCGGGGGACTGTGCAGGGCGCCCGCTGTCCCCGAGTCCCCCACCCGAGTGGCGAGCGCGGGCCTGCACGTGCGCGGTGGCGCCGATGCAGGCGGGGGCTGTGGGCCCGGAACCCACCCGCACCGGGCGGCTCGGGGCCGCGGGAGCCTCCGAAGGCGGTTGCGTGTGCTTCCGCGTGTGGGGGTGCAGATAGGAAAATGGCGACCGAAGAGGGTCTTTCCCACGGTGGAGGCGTCGGGCCTCCCTGGTCCCCGTGGCGCTGCAGCCCTGCCCGGGGCCTGGGGAGAAGTGGCTTTGCACGGGTGATAACATATTTTGATGTAcgagggtttttggttttgttcgaGAGAGGTCAGTCTGCCTGGCTTTCAGAGCTTGGAGGGCGAGACCGCTTGGGTCTGGGCACCCGGGGCCGAGGGTGGGGCCCGGGGGTGCCGCGAGGAGCCCGGGCACGAGCTCAGGCAGGCGGCTTGGCCGCCGGGAGCCTCCGCGTCTCCGTAAGTGGGGGCCGACAGGTGTGGCGGTCAGCAGACGGTGGCAGGGCCCTTGTGGCCCCGGCGTGACCCCAGGGGCTCAGAGGTCCCCGACAGAGAGGGGAACCGAGGCAGCTCCTGCGGGTGAACACAGGGGCTTCTGGGGCTGGACCCCAAATCTGCATGGTCAGCGACGGTCCAGCCCGAAGGACAGGGGGAGAAACAgctgagggggctgggggggggcagttctgagggccgcccccaccccccaccaccgcGGGCCTGGGCAACTTCTGTCCGGGTCTGCCTCTGGGGTCTGTCTGATGGGAGCCGGGCCTTCCCCGTCCCCAGCCTCGGTGCCTCCCCTTGGGGCGCTGTGCCTGTGTTGGCTCTGGCAGCTCTGACCTCCGGGCCCCCCCAGACGTCTCCGTGAGGTCTGCGGGCCCCTCGGGGTCACCCGTGGACGTGGTTCTTGGGGCAGCACATGCGTTCAGGGGGTCTGGGGGGCAGTGTTTCTGAGGGCCCGGCCGTCTCCTTCCATCGGCCTAAGCCAGGCCCGCACCCCTCTCCTTACCCTCAGGAGCGGGAGACGCGGCCAGCCTTGCCCCGTGGCGTGGTTTTGGGGGGACTTCTCTCCTTTGGAGATGGGTCCAGGGGGAGGGCTCGGCTGTGCCCCCCCCACAGCCCCGGACCCCGTGCCACGTCTGTGCCTCCACACGGATGACAGCTAGGTGCACCGGCACAGCTCggtccccaccccagccacaccTTGGCAGGCCAGCCCTGGCCGGGGTCTCGCCCCCATGCCTGCTCTCTCGCGCCCTGGGGGCTCGGCCGCCACGCCTCGGTCGGTCGCCCTGTCGGACCTGGGGATTTTGGTTTCAAGCGGCTCCGTTCACTACACGAGCCAAGTGGCCCCCTCGGCCGGCCCAGCCACAGCCATGCAAACGTCCGATCTGCCCACCCCGTTATGCCTCCCTTTCGTGGACCCGGAGACGGTGACTCACCCGTGGCTCCGGGGAAGGCGGGCCGGTCGGGCTGTCCCCAGTCCTAGAGGCTGCTGCGTCCAAGGCCGGCTAAGgacactggggggtgggggcggggggggccagGACAGCCACGTCCTGTGTGCTGCTGACCCCGGGGCCCAGAGGCGGGGCTGACCTCTGGCTTCAGCTCCGGGGTCGGGTCGTTGCTTCAGTTACCCACCCCCTCCGCACACACCCTCCCCGAGGCTGACCCCGCACCACCTGGGGGCCCGGGTTTCTCTGAGGCTCCCCCCAGCACcggagctccccacccccccccccccgcccctcgccGCAGCAGAAGGAAGGTGGCCAGGCCTCAGGTGGAGGAATGTCTTCTCGACCCCTCAGAAAGCTGGGGGTGCGTGCCGAGGTCTTGGGCCTCGCCGGGGATGGCGGTGAGGAGGGGCTGACCCTGCCCCGGCCTGGGCCTTGGGACCCTGCTGCCCACCCAGGGCCCGCCTGGGTGTGTCCTTCCCTGGGGTCTTGGTCACTAGGCGGCGTGACTGGGTTCAGACCAGGGAGCTGGTCCCCAGTGCTGGCGCCTCACCTCTGCCTCAACTTCTAGTCTGGGGGGGGTGGCAcagccctccccactcccattttGGGCGAGACTCCTAATTAGTTGCTTTGCTATTAGCGTCTAATGACTTGACAATGGCCCGATTGGAGCTAATTAGCCGCGCGGGGGGCGGCTGCGGGGGTAGGGGTGGGTTTGGCGGGCAGGGTCGGGTccgccaggggctgggagggctgcctggaggagtgCACGTTGGCAGGCAGCCGGCAGGGTGAACGAGAGTGGGGGTGAAGGTGTGGCACGGGAGGGGAAGGGCTGTACGTCTGAAAGCCTCAGGAGCCCTCTGTCTGGGAACCCGTCCCAAGTCAGTCATTAACCCCTTAGTGAGAGTTTTtatctctctctgttgctcccgtGGAGCATTTGCATATCAGGCTTCCTCACTAATGTACAAAATGAAAGCTTTGTCTTGCTTGCACCGGCTTGGTTTTGGGGTTGGGCCCTTCCCCCGCACAGGCGCCACCCTGAGTAGGGGCCAGGCGCCCGCCCCTGGTTTGCCCGCCAACTTGGACCGGGAAATGCCAAGGCAGCAAGGCCATCGCTATTTTAGAGCCGGGGAGGGGAAAACAATGGTCCGCTTAGGCAGCTAGAGCTGGAGGGGCGGGGGCTTCTTCTGGGACGCACCTGCCGGGGGTCCTCACTCCATGTGGGGGTCACTGTCTGCTCCCTGTGACTCCGGCGCCTCAAAGACCTTGAATCTTTGGCCTTTGTTTGATCAACAAACGTGTGGAGGCACTGTGCACGAGGCCTGTGCCGGCGGTGAGGGAAAGGGGCGGAGGAGGAGGCTGGCCCCCAgggtcc
It includes:
- the FAM174C gene encoding protein FAM174C isoform X1 translates to MGPRVLLPPPPPPPLLLLLLRALLLSALLCGAEGAAPPSPRPVQATLSPPPAVTNGSQPGPPHNSTHPRPPDSPGSPLLRSFYVLTGLSGLAALYFLIRAFRLKKPQRKRYGLLANTEDPTEMASLDSDEEIVFETRHPRWWEEAAALESVGAGSWPWADHEGRDLCRVENELQGAADGMLRSGRQRCQKLRGEDKRRNRLPSVWRAPLTACRL